The Chiloscyllium punctatum isolate Juve2018m chromosome 30, sChiPun1.3, whole genome shotgun sequence genome includes a region encoding these proteins:
- the LOC140455335 gene encoding N-acetyllactosaminide alpha-1,3-galactosyltransferase-like isoform X2, protein MRAAKDKPEFKWRKSYIITKYENWFNDSAVTDQQTKTSWGAPIMWEGTFDPLERDEFYIQKKVVIGLTVFAIGRYIDRYLKDFLVSAEQHFMKGLQVIYYVMVDNVSKAPELQMSPGRTMNVIKVPKQSRWQDISMMRMQQINDLIQDKIRFEVTYLFCFDVDQVFVGRFGAEALADSVAQIHSAFLTASRNQFTYERNPNSAAYIAPEEGDFYYHAAVFGGTPYLVFNLTRNCLDGIIRDKSKGIEAVWHDESHLNRYFLDHKPAKLLSPEYCWDRRPAKYIRYVRMKWMPKDYKKLRDN, encoded by the exons TGCTGTTACCGATCAGCAGACAAAGACCTCGTGGGGTGCTCCTATTATGTGGGAGGGGACCTTTGACCCATTGGAACGAGATGAATTCTACATTCAAAAGAAGGTGGTGATTGGTCTGACCGTATTTGCGATTGGACG GTACATTGACAGATATTTGAAGGATTTCTTGGTTTCAGCGGAGCAGCATTTCATGAAAGGACTCCAGGTGATCTATTACGTGATGGTTGACAATGTCAGCAAAGCCCCTGAACTGCAGATGTCTCCAGGCCGGACCATGAACGTGATCAAGGTTCCCAAACAATCTCGCTGGCAGGACATCAGCATGATGCGCATGCAGCAAATCAATGACCTCATCCAGGATAAGATCCGTTTTGAGGTCACCTATCTCTTCTGCTTTGATGTTGACCAGGTCTTTGTGGGGCGCTTTGGGGCTGAAGCTTTGGCAGACTCAGTCGCTCAGATCCACTCAGCTTTCCTCACCGCCAGCCGCAACCAATTCACCTATGAGCGTAACCCAAACTCAGCAGCTTACATTGCACCAGAAGAGGGAGACTTCTATTATCACGCTGCTGTTTTCGGAGGCACACCATACCTGGTTTTTAACCTGACTAGGAACTGCCTGGACGGGATCATCAGAGACAAAAGCAAAGGTATCGAAGCAGTCTGGCATGATGAGAGCCACTTGAACCGTTACTTTTTGGATCACAAACCTGCTAAGCTCTTATCTCCTGAGTATTGCTGGGATCGAAGGCCAGCCAAATACATCAGATATGTCAGGATGAAATGGATGCCCAAGGACTATAAGAAATTACGTGACAATTGA